The Bacillus sp. Bos-x628 genome segment TTATACGCATCAATTCTGGGATTCGCTTTGGCGTGATGCCGCCAATGACCACCACAGGAATGGTCAGTGCTGAAGCCAGTTCTTCCGCAAGCTTCACGCCTCTTGCTTTTAGTCCCGGTTTACACGCTGTGTCATATACATGCCCAAACATCACATACTCTGCCCCTTCCTTCTCTGCTAGTTTCGCTTCTTCTAACGAATGAACAGACACGCCTGCATGAAGATGAGGAAACTTTTGTCTCAGCTCCTTTGGCGAAAAACTGTGTCCTGGGAGATGTACACGGTGAATATTCGTTAGAAGCGCGACATCTACTCGGT includes the following:
- the tenI gene encoding thiazole tautomerase TenI is translated as MELHAVTNDALSIEELVKQIKAIEPEVDFIHIRERSKTARELVHLVNRLLAVGVSKEKMVINDRVDVALLTNIHRVHLPGHSFSPKELRQKFPHLHAGVSVHSLEEAKLAEKEGAEYVMFGHVYDTACKPGLKARGVKLAEELASALTIPVVVIGGITPKRIPELMRIRLKGIAVMSGLFTQAEPKMMAQIFSEKLKENPYEKAL